From the genome of Eublepharis macularius isolate TG4126 chromosome 12, MPM_Emac_v1.0, whole genome shotgun sequence, one region includes:
- the LOC129339616 gene encoding olfactory receptor 4Q3-like gives MNGSTVTEFILLGFSCSGISWLFLSTLVLTCCTTSLLGNFLIMVTVRCEPQLLSSPMYFFLANLSLIDISLGCVAAPKLAVDLLNCGHSVSYGGCMSQVFFLHLFGCVEMLVLTLMAYDRYVAIYDPLRYMVIMDRQRCLRLLLFCWATSLVHAIIQIVTVARLPYCGPNVLDNFFCDLPQVIKLACSGSYSAEIITMTNNTLITAPCFVALLVSYAAILATLCGRFEKEWRKALSTCSSHLMVASLYYVPIVFVYLKPSSSSQEDKKASVFYTVATPALNPLIYALRNQEIKNAIRKWKIKQKLFPIAANGLHV, from the coding sequence ATGAATGGATCCACGGTTACCGAGTTCATTTTACTGGGCTTCTCCTGCTCCGGCATTTCCTGGCTCTTCCTTTCTACTCTGGTGTTGACCTGTTGCACCACCAGTCTTCTGGGCAACTTCCTGATCATGGTGACTGTGCGGTGtgagccccagctcctcagctcccccatgtatttcttcctagcCAACCTGTCCCTCATAGACATATCCTTGGGCTGTGTGGCTGCTCCCAAGTTAGCAGTTGACTTGCTGAACTGTGGCCATTCCGTTTCCTATGGGGGGTGCATGTCCCAGGttttctttctccatctctttggGTGTGTGGAGATGCTCGTTCTCACACTCATGGCCTACGACCGCTACGTGGCCATCTATGACCCACTGCGGTATATGGTCATCATGGACCGGCAGCGCTGCCTCAGGCTTCTCTTGTTTTGCTGGGCAACAAGCTTGGTTCATGCCATCATTCAGATAGTGACGGTTGCCCGGTTACCATACTGTGGCCCTAACGTACTGGACAACTTCTTCTGTGACTTGCCACAAGTGATCAAACTAGCTTGTTCAGGGAGTTATTCTGCTGAGATTATCACGATGACCAACAACACCCTGATAACAGCACCCTGCTTTGTGGCTTTGTTGGTTTCATATGCCGCCATCTTGGCCACTCTCTGTGGCCGTTTTGAGAAGGAATGGAGGAAGGCTCTCTCCACATGCAGCTCCCACTTGATGGTGGCCAGTCTCTACTATGTGCCCATTGTCTTTGTGTATCTGAAGCCCTCCTCCAGTTCCCAAGAGGACAAGAAAGCCTCTGTATTCTACACGGTGGCCACCCCTGCCCTCAATCCCCTCATCTATGCACTGAGGAACCAAGAGATAAAGAACGCCATCAGGAAATGGAAAATCAAGCAAAAGCTCTTCCCTATTGCTGCAAATGGATTACatgtgtga
- the LOC129339617 gene encoding olfactory receptor 4Q3-like, with amino-acid sequence MNGSTITEFILLGLSHSCTPQLILFTCFLACYITILLGNFLIVVTVQAEPRLLHSPMYFFLSSLSLIDMSLGSVAAPKTMANLMACGYTISFGGCMAQLFFLHLFGGAEMLLLTVMAYDRYVAICHPLRYMAIMDRPRCFRLLMVCWVGGLIHTTIQMVVVAQLPFCGPNVLDNFYCDVPQVIKLACTETFVIELLMVANSSLLSLPCFLILLISYAVILATLQGHFRKGSGKALSTCSSHLIVVSLIYVPCVFVYLRPFSSSQVDKIASVFYTVVTPALNPIIYTLRNQEMKDAMGKLRNRCLFFLSGVRGQHA; translated from the coding sequence ATGAATGGATCTACCATTACAGAATTCATTTTGCTGGGACTTTCCCACTCATGCACTCCCCAGCTAATCTTATTCACCTGCTTCTTGGCTTGCTACATCACCATTCTATTGGGTAACTTCCTCATTGTGGTGACCGTCCAAGCTGAACCCCGCCTCCTCCATtcccccatgtatttcttcctctccagtcTTTCTCTGATTGATATGTCCTTGGGTTCCGTGGCTGCTCCTAAGACGATGGCCAATCTTATGGCCTGTGGCTATACAATTTCCTTTGGGGGCTGCATGGCCCAGCTCTTCTTCCTCCATCTCTTTGGGGGTGCAGAGATGCTCCTTCTCACTGTCATGGCCTATGATCGCTATGTGGCCATCTGCCACCCGCTGAGGTACATGGCCATCATGGACCGGCCGCGTTGCTTCAGGCTCCTTATGGTTTGCTGGGTAGGAGGCCTCATTCATACCACTATCCAGATGGTGGTGGTTGCCCAGCTACCTTTCTGTGGGCCCAATGTGCTGGACAATTTCTACTGTGACGTCCCACAGGTTATCAAGCTAGCTTGTACAGAGACCTTTGTCATTGAGTTACTCATGGTGGCCAACAGCAGCTTGCTCTCCTTGCCCTGTTTCTTGATCTTGCTCATCTCATATGCTGTCATCTTGGCCACCCTACAAGGACACTTCAGGAAAGGGAGTGGGAAGGCTCTGTCCACCTGCAGCTCTCACCTTATTGTGGTCAGCCTCATCTATGTGCCGTGTGTCTTTGTGTATCTCAGACCTTTCTCCAGTTCCCAGGTGGACAAGATAGCCTCTGTATTCTACACTGTTGTCACACCTGCGCTGAACCCGATTATCTACACCTTGAGGAACCAAGAAATGAAAGATGCCATGGGGAAGTTGAGAAACAGGTGTCTATTCTTTCTTTCTGGAGTAAGGGGACAACATGCCTGA
- the LOC129339615 gene encoding olfactory receptor 4Q3-like, with product MNGSTVSEFILLGFSCSGISWLFLSTIVLACCTTSFLSNFLIMVTIWFEPRLLGSPMYFFLANLSLIDISLGCVASPKLAADLLNYGHSISYGGCMAQVFLLHLFGGAEMLLLTLMAYDRYVAIYDPLRYMVIMDRQRCLGLLLLCWAGSLVHGIIQVVVVAQLPFCGPNVLDNFFCDLPQMIKLACSGGYSAEILTMANDTMITAPCFVALLVSYAAILATLCGRFRKDWRKALSTCSSHLMVASLFYVPILFVYLKPSSSSQEDKIAAIFYMVATPALNPLIYALRNQEIKNAIRKWKIKQKLFPIALNGVCV from the coding sequence ATGAATGGATCCACGGTTTCGGAGTTCATTTTACTTGGCTTCTCCTGCTCCGGCATTTCCTGGCTCTTCCTTTCAACCATAGTGTTGGCCTGCTGCACCACCAGTTTTCTGAGCAACTTTCTGATCATGGTGACTATTTGGTTTGAGCCCCGGCTGCTTGGCtcccccatgtatttcttcctagcCAATCTCTCTCTCATAGATATATCCTTGGGCTGCGTGGCTTCTCCCAAGTTAGCAGCTGACTTGCTGAATTATGGTCATTCCATTTCCTATGGGGGGTGTATGGCACAGGTTTTCCTCCTCCATCTCTTTGGGGGTGCAGAGATGCTCCTTCTCACACTCATGGCCTATGATCGCTACGTGGCCATCTATGACCCACTGCGGTATATGGTCATCATGGACCGGCAGCGCTGCCTCGGGCTCCTCCTGCTTTGCTGGGCAGGAAGCTTGGTTCATGGGATCATCCAGGTAGTGGTGGTTGCCCAGTTACCATTCTGTGGCCCTAATGTACTGGACAATTTCTTCTGTGACTTGCCACAAATGATAAAACTAGCTTGTTCTGGGGGTTATTCTGCTGAGATTCTCACGATGGCCAACGACACCATGATAACAGCACCCTGCTTTGTGGCATTGTTGGTTTCATATGCTGCCATCTTGGCCACTCTCTGTGGCCGTTTTCGGAAGGATTGGAGGAAGGCTCTCTCCACTTGCAGCTCCCACTTGATGGTGGCCAGTCTATTCTATGTGCCCATTCTCTTTGTGTATCTGAAGCCCTCCTCCAGCTCCCAAGAGGACAAAATAGCCGCTATATTCTACATGGTGGCCACCCCTGCCCTCAATCCCCTCATCTATGCCCTGAGGAACCAAGAGATAAAGAATGCTATCAGGAAATGGAAAATCAAGCAAAAACTCTTCCCTATTGCCTTAAATGGTGTATGcgtgtga